A part of Ziziphus jujuba cultivar Dongzao chromosome 8, ASM3175591v1 genomic DNA contains:
- the LOC125421610 gene encoding secreted RxLR effector protein 161-like codes for MKAIPYASAVGSFMYAQVCTKLDIAFVVGMLGRYQSNPGVDHWRATNKVMRYLQGTKDYILMYKRTDNLEVIGYSDADFAGCVDSRKSTYGYIFMLASGAVSWRSVKQTLTATSTMKAKFVSCFEATSHGVWLKSFISGLRVMDSISRPLRLYCDNSAAVFMVKNNKNGSRSKHIDIKYLAIRECVKENKVVIENISTELMIADPLTKGMPPKNFKDHVIHMGLGSIM; via the coding sequence ATGAAAGCTATTCCATATGCTTCAGCTGTTGGAAGCTTTATGTATGCTCAGGTCTGCACTAAACTTGACATTGCATTTGTTGTTGGAATGCTGGGGAGATATCAGAGTAATCCAGGTGTTGACCACTGGAGAGCTACAAATAAGGTGATGAGATATCTTCAAGGGACAAAAGATTATATACTCATGTACAAACGGACTGATAATCTGGAAGTGATCGGCTATTCCGATGCAGACTTTGCTGGCTGTGTTGATTCACGAAAATCAACATATGGTTATATTTTCATGCTTGCTAGTGGAGCTGTGTCTTGGAGAAGCGTGAAGCAGACTTTGACTGCTACCTCCACTATGAAGGCTAAGTTCGTATCTTGTTTTGAGGCTACCTCGCATGGTGTATGGTTGAAGAGTTTCATTTCTGGGCTTAGAGTTATGGATTCCATTTCTAGGCCATTGAGATTGTACTGTGACAATTCAGCTGCGGTATTTATGGTTAAGAACAATAAGAATGGTAGTCGAAGTAAACACATCGACATCAAATACTTAGCCATAAGAGAATGTGTTAAAGAGAATAAAGTGGTCATAGAGAACATTAGCACTGAATTGATGATTGCTGATCCTTTAACTAAAGGCATGCCACCAAAGAATTTTAAGGATCATGTAATTCATATGGGACTTGGTTCTATAATGTGA